One window from the genome of Crateriforma spongiae encodes:
- a CDS encoding GNAT family N-acetyltransferase, with protein sequence MPASSTTPTFSTPADFILPFPNRSDADKIQGKLSACWCDHFDGLMHDRDAWDRMTNGTPFGQTLWLAPWWDHLADKRHCRTLVVRDEARKLFGALPLYHDDATPHSLHNMADGKTCTDHVSVLAAPDHTDDVIDTMAGFLAGTAMEPSSRWNSIQIDGVVEGDPRMESLLCALARRGVSVHRESRMSTWFVPCAESFDEYLKKFSRKHRHHHRKLLRDFDQSETLHARFAQNIDDVRSILGDLIQLHQDRWVAAGFPGSFADDASRRFIHRVAELALHQDRLSLLALCLDDQTIAASLSLIGDDDRAYCYCTGADLNLSKVQPGKTLNMFMLRHAHQQGHQGVDFMRGDEQYKSRLHGQPRRVMDVRLEAPGLAGRWRHVSRLAQTTVKQTIRKTLKRPTVDVIPLAD encoded by the coding sequence ATGCCCGCGTCTTCCACCACGCCCACGTTTTCGACGCCAGCCGATTTCATCCTGCCGTTTCCCAACCGATCGGACGCCGACAAAATTCAAGGAAAGCTGTCCGCTTGCTGGTGCGATCACTTCGACGGCTTGATGCACGATCGTGACGCTTGGGACCGCATGACTAACGGAACCCCGTTCGGTCAAACCTTGTGGCTGGCACCCTGGTGGGACCACTTGGCAGACAAACGTCATTGCCGGACGCTGGTCGTCCGTGATGAAGCCAGGAAACTGTTCGGCGCTTTACCGCTGTATCATGACGACGCGACGCCCCATTCGCTTCACAACATGGCCGACGGCAAAACGTGCACCGACCACGTCTCCGTCCTGGCCGCCCCCGATCACACTGATGACGTGATCGATACCATGGCTGGTTTCCTGGCCGGCACGGCAATGGAACCTTCATCGCGATGGAATTCGATCCAAATCGACGGTGTCGTCGAAGGCGATCCACGAATGGAATCTTTGCTATGTGCGTTGGCCCGACGCGGCGTGTCGGTGCATCGCGAATCAAGAATGAGCACTTGGTTTGTCCCCTGTGCCGAATCATTCGACGAATACCTGAAGAAGTTTTCACGCAAGCACCGTCACCATCACCGCAAATTGTTGCGTGACTTTGACCAAAGCGAAACGTTGCACGCGCGATTCGCCCAGAACATTGACGACGTGCGTTCGATCTTGGGCGACCTGATTCAATTGCATCAAGACCGCTGGGTCGCGGCAGGTTTCCCCGGAAGCTTTGCCGATGATGCGTCGCGACGTTTCATTCATCGCGTGGCCGAATTGGCGCTGCACCAAGACCGATTGTCACTGTTGGCGTTGTGTTTGGATGACCAAACCATTGCCGCATCGCTTTCGCTGATCGGCGACGACGATAGAGCGTACTGTTACTGCACCGGCGCGGATCTGAACCTGTCCAAGGTCCAGCCCGGTAAGACGCTGAACATGTTCATGCTGCGTCATGCCCACCAGCAAGGTCACCAGGGCGTGGATTTCATGCGTGGCGATGAACAATACAAATCGCGGTTGCACGGCCAACCGCGTCGCGTGATGGACGTCCGCTTGGAAGCCCCAGGATTGGCCGGTCGCTGGCGACACGTTTCACGCTTGGCACAGACCACGGTGAAGCAGACCATTCGCAAAACACTGAAGCGGCCGACGGTCGACGTCA
- a CDS encoding outer membrane protein assembly factor BamB family protein — translation MTVKFCCHVWAVFAVGLLATSPVFADSWPGFHGPDARGIAPEGQLPLLGESTKPIWTQTLGSRDVGSPIVVNDRIYLLRSDPQAAMISLDCRNLSDGELVWSVQKPQQVYHLHLRNTLASATPAADDDHLYWAYSDGRHTWLIATGYDGQEVWTRDFGRWQSQHGFGTSPLVVGDQVVLFYSQQAEQLKPGDQPGQSRMISVDRATGETRWETELASTRTSYGVPAIVRDDNGRPTMLVAANTGNGIFGLDPSDGRLLFDSDVFDKRCCSSPLLFGNLAIGTCGSGGGGNQLVAVELPSLESGNTGSDTEAREVYRVTSGAPYVPTSVISNGLIFAVDDRGIASCIDAKTGKTQKRQRLGGNYGASPILAGDRWLVISLDGVATVMSADQEMSVLSVKELGLPVGATPAIADGRLLIRAGDQLLCFDADEN, via the coding sequence ATGACCGTTAAATTCTGTTGCCACGTTTGGGCAGTGTTTGCCGTCGGACTGTTGGCCACATCGCCTGTGTTTGCCGATTCTTGGCCGGGGTTTCATGGCCCCGATGCGCGGGGGATCGCCCCCGAAGGTCAACTGCCATTGTTGGGTGAATCGACGAAACCGATCTGGACCCAAACGCTGGGGTCCCGCGATGTCGGATCGCCGATCGTGGTCAATGACCGAATCTATCTGCTTCGCAGCGATCCGCAGGCCGCGATGATTTCGCTGGATTGTCGAAACCTTAGCGACGGCGAATTGGTATGGTCGGTGCAGAAGCCACAACAAGTCTATCACTTGCACCTGAGAAACACGTTGGCATCGGCCACTCCGGCGGCCGACGACGACCATCTTTACTGGGCTTACAGCGACGGACGTCACACGTGGTTGATCGCCACCGGATATGACGGACAAGAAGTTTGGACGCGAGATTTCGGACGTTGGCAAAGTCAACACGGATTTGGGACCAGCCCGTTGGTCGTCGGCGATCAAGTCGTGTTGTTTTATTCGCAACAAGCGGAACAGTTGAAACCTGGCGATCAACCTGGTCAAAGTCGAATGATCAGTGTCGACCGAGCGACCGGCGAAACACGTTGGGAAACCGAGCTTGCGTCGACTCGCACCAGTTATGGCGTTCCGGCGATCGTACGTGACGACAACGGACGTCCGACGATGTTGGTTGCAGCCAATACGGGTAACGGCATCTTTGGGCTGGATCCGTCCGACGGACGATTGTTGTTCGACAGCGATGTTTTTGACAAACGTTGCTGCAGTTCCCCCTTGTTGTTCGGCAATCTGGCGATTGGTACCTGCGGCAGCGGTGGCGGCGGGAACCAGTTGGTTGCGGTCGAATTACCGTCACTCGAATCGGGCAACACGGGATCGGACACCGAAGCCAGGGAAGTGTATCGCGTCACCAGCGGTGCACCTTATGTTCCGACATCGGTGATTTCCAACGGCTTGATCTTTGCCGTCGACGATCGTGGCATCGCTAGCTGTATCGACGCCAAGACAGGAAAGACACAAAAACGACAACGTTTGGGTGGCAATTATGGTGCTTCGCCGATCCTGGCCGGTGATCGCTGGTTGGTGATCAGCTTGGACGGTGTCGCCACGGTGATGTCGGCGGATCAGGAAATGTCGGTGCTTTCGGTCAAAGAGTTGGGGTTGCCCGTGGGCGCGACACCTGCGATCGCAGATGGACGGTTGCTGATTCGCGCCGGTGATCAACTTTTGTGCTTCGATGCGGATGAAAACTGA
- a CDS encoding 6-phosphofructokinase, which yields MQSEQVSIHRPRIGVLTSGGDCPGLNAVLRAVAKTAYWQGYEVFGFEDGFEGLIDPIRYRKLTPQNTQGILTMGGTILGSTNRGRFAARVGVSGRAEIAPELIKKVSATFDELKLEGLICVGGDGSLSTALQFHEAGLPVVGVPKTIDNDLSSTAYTFGFNSAVLCCADALDRLHTTAASHRRVLVMEVMGRHTGWIALHGGIAGGADVILLPEIPWEYDNILAKIDERKQLGKEFTLVVVAEGANLPDGSMVASGESSGNLQTRLGGIGHVVTDELSRRIEQEVRCVVLGHLQRGGGPTTFDRVLATMFGTHAVRLVLQKKFGQMVSFDPPDIVSVPIADAVDSIRTVDPNGSAVMSARALGINFGDTPGYQNPFPIPE from the coding sequence ATGCAAAGCGAACAGGTCAGTATCCATCGCCCTCGCATCGGCGTGTTGACCTCCGGCGGCGACTGCCCGGGGCTGAACGCGGTACTACGTGCGGTCGCCAAGACGGCGTATTGGCAGGGTTATGAAGTCTTCGGGTTCGAAGACGGCTTCGAGGGGCTGATCGATCCGATCCGCTATCGCAAGCTGACGCCACAGAACACCCAAGGCATCTTGACCATGGGTGGAACGATTCTGGGCAGCACCAATCGTGGTCGCTTTGCCGCCCGTGTCGGCGTTTCCGGCCGTGCCGAGATTGCTCCGGAATTGATCAAGAAAGTCAGTGCCACGTTTGACGAATTGAAACTGGAAGGCCTGATCTGTGTCGGCGGCGATGGATCGTTATCGACCGCCCTGCAGTTTCATGAAGCCGGTTTGCCGGTCGTGGGCGTCCCCAAAACGATCGACAACGATTTGTCATCCACCGCGTACACGTTCGGCTTCAACAGCGCCGTGCTGTGTTGCGCCGATGCGTTGGACCGTTTGCATACGACGGCGGCCAGCCACCGACGCGTGTTGGTCATGGAAGTCATGGGACGTCACACCGGCTGGATCGCCTTGCATGGTGGCATCGCCGGTGGTGCGGACGTAATCCTGTTGCCCGAGATCCCCTGGGAATACGACAACATCCTGGCCAAGATCGACGAACGCAAGCAATTGGGAAAAGAATTCACTTTGGTGGTCGTTGCCGAAGGGGCCAATTTGCCCGACGGATCAATGGTCGCATCGGGTGAATCCAGCGGCAACCTACAGACTCGGCTCGGCGGCATCGGCCACGTGGTCACCGACGAACTCAGTCGGCGCATCGAACAAGAAGTCCGCTGTGTTGTCTTGGGTCACCTGCAACGGGGTGGCGGCCCGACGACGTTCGATCGCGTTTTGGCGACGATGTTCGGGACGCACGCGGTTCGCTTGGTGTTGCAGAAAAAATTCGGCCAGATGGTCAGCTTTGACCCGCCCGACATTGTCAGCGTTCCGATCGCCGATGCGGTGGACTCGATTCGCACCGTCGATCCGAACGGATCGGCCGTCATGTCGGCTCGCGCGCTCGGGATCAATTTCGGGGACACGCCCGGATACCAAAACCCGTTCCCGATTCCCGAATAG
- a CDS encoding alpha/beta hydrolase, with protein sequence MSVPETNTAESSVRPKRRPVWRRITAVVLVSYVVVLTAMLMLESYLVFPGASKPNDLKDWQSSPSTATPFDYPSTDDVTITGQLVRHDGGGYIIYFHGNGNKAIWNRGFIQRLSDATSCTVLAAEYRGYNEDGHRPSERKLVDDSLAAVDAMCDEFNIAPDDIIVYGSSLGGGCAAAVAQHRPVAGVILERSFDRLVDVAAGMYPFLPVRWLMKTRFDSVERLKDFDGPILQLHGDNDGIVPIKHARNLESELTTTRRHFIEIKDWDHNDPVDDNLLHRIALWIQSTRQSSRHR encoded by the coding sequence ATGTCGGTCCCTGAAACCAACACGGCTGAATCATCAGTGCGTCCGAAGCGTCGTCCGGTTTGGCGACGCATCACCGCCGTGGTCCTTGTTTCCTATGTTGTTGTCCTGACCGCGATGTTAATGCTGGAATCTTATCTTGTTTTTCCTGGTGCCAGTAAGCCCAACGATCTGAAAGACTGGCAGTCATCGCCCAGCACCGCCACGCCGTTTGATTATCCATCGACCGACGACGTGACAATCACCGGCCAGTTAGTCCGTCACGACGGCGGTGGATACATCATCTATTTTCATGGCAACGGCAACAAAGCCATTTGGAATCGGGGATTCATCCAGCGGCTGTCCGACGCAACCTCTTGCACCGTATTGGCCGCCGAGTATCGCGGCTACAACGAAGACGGTCATCGGCCCAGTGAACGAAAGCTGGTCGATGATTCGCTGGCCGCGGTCGATGCGATGTGCGACGAATTCAACATCGCGCCCGATGACATCATCGTTTATGGATCGTCACTCGGCGGCGGTTGCGCCGCGGCGGTGGCCCAGCATCGCCCGGTCGCCGGCGTCATTCTGGAACGATCGTTCGATCGCTTGGTCGATGTTGCTGCCGGCATGTATCCGTTTTTGCCGGTCCGTTGGCTGATGAAAACACGCTTTGATTCGGTGGAACGTCTGAAGGACTTTGACGGCCCGATCCTACAGCTTCACGGTGACAACGACGGCATCGTTCCGATCAAACACGCTCGCAACTTGGAATCAGAATTGACCACCACGCGGCGGCACTTCATCGAAATCAAAGATTGGGACCACAACGACCCCGTCGATGACAACTTGTTGCACCGGATCGCCCTTTGGATCCAAAGCACACGTCAATCGTCGCGTCATCGCTAA
- the acs gene encoding acetate--CoA ligase has protein sequence MTDPAANASIDHVLIEDRLFPPPAEFTADAIIRSEQQYQDMYQRAKDDPEAFWREEANEHLHWFEPFGDVLQWDAPHAKWFVGGKTNASYNCLDAHVAAGRGDRTAIIWEGEPGDTRTLTYRQLLSEVCKAAAALKELGVQQGDVVSIYMPMTPELAITMLACARIGAIHSVIFAGFSAESIADRNNDASAKLMVTSDGLHRRGKVLELKKTVDEALAKSPTVQKCLVLRRTGQDDVPMTEGRDVWWHDIVDGQSDDLPAEPLDSETTLFILYTSGSTGKPKGIRHTTAGYNLWAKRTFQWVFDHHDDDIYWCTADCGWITGHSYIVYGPLAAGATCLMYEGAPNYPAEDRFWELVEKYQVTILYTAPTAIRAFIKWGDQHVDKHDLSSLRLLGSVGEGINPEAWMWYHRKIGNEKCPIVDTWWQTETGGIMMSPLPGITATKPGSCTRPLPGVVPVIVDEAGNDVDAEHGGMLLMGQPWPGMLRGIWGDEDRFVDQYWSAVPGKYLTGDNARKDGDGYYWIMGRIDDVINVSGHRLSTIEVESALVSHDAVCEAAVVGRPDDLKGQAIAAFVTVADVEPNEELRNELRQHVRKQIGALAQPDDIRFTATLPKTRSGKIMRRLLRDVASGREVVGDTSTLEDLSALAKLREED, from the coding sequence ATGACAGATCCTGCCGCCAACGCCAGCATCGACCACGTCCTGATCGAAGACCGCCTGTTCCCACCGCCCGCGGAATTCACCGCTGACGCGATCATCCGCAGTGAACAGCAGTACCAGGACATGTACCAGCGGGCCAAGGATGATCCGGAAGCCTTTTGGCGTGAAGAAGCCAACGAACATCTGCACTGGTTCGAACCGTTTGGCGACGTGTTGCAGTGGGACGCGCCTCACGCGAAGTGGTTCGTCGGCGGCAAGACCAACGCCAGCTATAACTGCTTGGACGCGCACGTTGCCGCGGGTCGTGGCGATCGCACGGCGATCATCTGGGAAGGCGAACCGGGCGACACCCGCACGTTGACCTATCGCCAGTTGTTGTCCGAGGTTTGTAAGGCGGCCGCGGCGCTGAAGGAACTTGGTGTCCAACAGGGCGACGTCGTCAGCATCTACATGCCCATGACGCCGGAATTGGCGATCACGATGCTGGCCTGTGCACGAATCGGTGCCATCCACAGTGTGATCTTTGCCGGCTTCAGCGCCGAATCGATCGCCGATCGTAACAACGACGCCAGTGCCAAGTTGATGGTGACCTCCGACGGCCTGCATCGCCGCGGCAAGGTTTTGGAGCTGAAGAAAACCGTCGACGAAGCGCTCGCCAAATCACCGACCGTTCAAAAGTGTTTGGTGCTGCGTCGCACCGGCCAAGACGACGTTCCGATGACCGAGGGCCGCGACGTTTGGTGGCACGATATCGTCGACGGCCAGTCCGACGATTTGCCCGCCGAACCTCTGGATAGCGAAACCACCCTGTTCATCCTTTACACGTCCGGCAGCACCGGGAAACCGAAAGGCATTCGGCACACCACCGCCGGTTACAACTTGTGGGCCAAGCGAACGTTCCAGTGGGTGTTCGACCATCACGATGATGACATCTATTGGTGCACCGCCGATTGTGGCTGGATCACCGGACACAGCTATATCGTGTACGGTCCGTTGGCCGCCGGCGCGACGTGCTTGATGTACGAAGGTGCGCCGAACTATCCGGCCGAAGATCGATTTTGGGAACTGGTCGAAAAGTACCAAGTCACAATTCTTTACACCGCGCCGACCGCCATTCGTGCCTTCATCAAATGGGGCGATCAACACGTCGACAAACACGACCTGTCGTCGCTGCGTTTGTTGGGCAGCGTCGGCGAAGGCATCAACCCCGAAGCCTGGATGTGGTACCACCGCAAGATCGGCAACGAAAAATGTCCGATCGTCGACACGTGGTGGCAGACGGAGACCGGCGGCATCATGATGAGTCCGTTGCCCGGAATCACCGCCACCAAGCCGGGATCATGCACCCGCCCCCTGCCCGGTGTCGTTCCGGTCATCGTCGATGAAGCCGGCAATGATGTCGACGCCGAACACGGCGGCATGCTGTTGATGGGCCAGCCTTGGCCGGGCATGCTTCGCGGCATCTGGGGTGACGAAGATCGCTTTGTCGACCAGTACTGGTCGGCGGTCCCCGGAAAATACCTGACCGGCGACAACGCACGCAAAGACGGCGACGGTTATTACTGGATCATGGGCCGCATCGACGACGTGATCAACGTTTCCGGTCACCGGCTTAGCACGATCGAAGTCGAAAGTGCATTGGTCAGCCACGACGCGGTTTGCGAAGCCGCCGTGGTCGGACGTCCCGACGACTTGAAAGGCCAGGCAATCGCCGCCTTTGTCACCGTCGCCGATGTCGAACCGAACGAAGAATTGCGCAACGAACTTCGCCAACACGTTCGCAAACAAATTGGTGCTCTGGCCCAGCCCGATGACATCCGGTTCACCGCGACGCTGCCCAAGACCCGCAGCGGGAAAATCATGCGACGCTTGTTACGTGACGTCGCATCGGGCCGGGAAGTCGTCGGCGACACCAGCACGCTGGAAGACCTGTCGGCACTGGCCAAGCTTCGTGAAGAAGACTAA
- a CDS encoding ABC transporter permease subunit/CPBP intramembrane protease, with protein sequence MKTAAAIKRRLAMMADSPRIGAIALIYAREMRDQLRDRRTLFTIAVLPILLYPLVGMLLLQIAQFTRQHPTTVCVIGRDHLDGLPPLLSGEDAFAENLIDESAKMEMSSYLWDEMALAPGHEYFEGTETPEKQARRLDALTTNLVRSGRFDVVLQFPPGFAKSTDGDANEASDADALKLMYNVGSDQSMVAKDRVIGILNRWRGDWVRDRLESSGIDLQQLEPFQVNSVDIAPEQTREAAFWSKLLPFVMLVWAMTGAFYPAIDLVAGEKERGTLETLLCSPALRSEIVWGKLGAVMTFSMMTAILNAGSMLVTSSFVFKQIGVGPDGVSNMGAPPLGPMMWLLVALVPLSALFSALALAVAAMARSSKEGQYYLMPLMMVTLPLVLLPMLPGTTLSPGTSVIPVTGMFLLVRALVEGQYYLALAHLPIVATVTGGCLLMATRWARRQFESESVLFGDGDQWELGMWVRHLWRDRQTAATVSQAFACGAIILVALFFGKLAVTEMPQHFGGIAQLILMPQIGMILAPTLLMATMMTTSLRTSLRLRMPHWTALPMAVLIGLTLHPTYVFLAQWISQMYPISEQAAAAMKPFTDQISSAPWLTIVFLMALVPAICEELAFRGFIFGGLLRGNGRVRAVVVSAIMFGVSHGVLQQSIAATCMGLLLGWVALRTGSVLPGILIHFTNNAMSVSLERLVQLDNPATNLLLRSTPAGPEYHPLWLVTSMAIAISCLLYLNMLRPAVDEQAADRVLGSNDLADPTAALVPAS encoded by the coding sequence ATGAAGACGGCCGCCGCGATCAAACGACGTCTGGCCATGATGGCGGACAGCCCACGCATCGGCGCGATTGCGTTGATCTATGCGCGAGAGATGCGTGACCAACTTCGCGATCGACGAACGTTGTTCACCATCGCAGTGCTGCCGATCTTGCTGTACCCACTGGTCGGCATGCTGCTGTTGCAAATCGCCCAGTTCACACGACAGCATCCGACCACGGTTTGTGTGATTGGTCGTGATCACCTGGACGGGTTGCCACCGCTATTAAGCGGCGAAGACGCGTTTGCCGAAAACTTGATCGATGAATCGGCCAAGATGGAAATGTCGTCCTACTTGTGGGACGAGATGGCTTTGGCCCCCGGACACGAATATTTTGAAGGCACCGAAACGCCGGAAAAACAGGCCCGCCGACTGGACGCGTTGACCACCAACTTGGTCCGCAGCGGACGATTCGATGTCGTCCTGCAATTCCCGCCCGGCTTCGCGAAAAGCACCGACGGCGACGCGAACGAGGCAAGCGACGCCGACGCACTGAAGCTGATGTACAACGTCGGCTCGGATCAATCCATGGTGGCCAAGGATCGCGTCATCGGGATCTTGAATCGTTGGCGTGGCGATTGGGTCCGTGATCGATTGGAATCCTCGGGAATCGATCTTCAGCAACTGGAACCCTTCCAAGTCAACAGTGTCGACATCGCGCCGGAACAGACACGCGAGGCAGCGTTCTGGAGCAAGCTGTTGCCGTTTGTGATGCTGGTCTGGGCGATGACCGGCGCGTTTTATCCGGCGATCGATTTGGTCGCCGGTGAAAAGGAACGCGGTACCCTGGAAACCCTGCTTTGCAGCCCCGCGCTGCGCAGCGAAATCGTCTGGGGCAAACTGGGCGCGGTCATGACGTTCAGCATGATGACCGCGATCCTGAACGCCGGCAGCATGCTGGTCACCAGTTCCTTCGTCTTTAAACAAATCGGTGTCGGCCCGGACGGCGTTTCCAACATGGGTGCGCCGCCACTGGGACCGATGATGTGGCTGTTGGTCGCCTTGGTGCCGCTGTCCGCGTTATTCAGCGCTCTGGCGTTGGCCGTTGCCGCGATGGCACGCAGCAGCAAAGAAGGCCAGTATTACCTGATGCCGTTGATGATGGTCACGTTGCCATTGGTCTTGTTGCCGATGTTGCCCGGCACAACGCTTTCACCGGGAACCAGCGTGATTCCGGTGACGGGCATGTTCTTGTTGGTCCGTGCGTTGGTCGAAGGCCAGTATTACCTAGCGTTGGCACACCTGCCGATCGTGGCCACGGTCACCGGCGGATGTTTGTTGATGGCCACCCGTTGGGCACGACGACAATTCGAAAGCGAATCGGTCTTGTTTGGTGACGGCGATCAGTGGGAACTGGGCATGTGGGTTCGCCACCTGTGGCGTGACCGACAAACCGCCGCGACGGTATCGCAGGCGTTTGCTTGCGGCGCGATCATCCTGGTCGCTTTGTTCTTCGGCAAGCTGGCCGTTACCGAAATGCCACAACACTTCGGCGGCATCGCACAACTGATTCTGATGCCACAGATCGGCATGATCTTGGCTCCCACGCTGCTGATGGCAACGATGATGACGACGTCGTTGCGGACCAGTTTGCGATTACGGATGCCACACTGGACGGCGCTGCCGATGGCGGTGTTGATCGGTTTGACGTTGCACCCGACGTACGTCTTTTTGGCCCAGTGGATCAGTCAGATGTACCCGATCAGCGAACAAGCCGCAGCGGCGATGAAACCGTTCACCGATCAGATCAGTTCCGCACCTTGGTTGACCATCGTGTTTCTGATGGCGTTGGTCCCGGCGATCTGTGAAGAACTGGCGTTCCGCGGCTTTATCTTTGGCGGACTCCTGCGCGGTAACGGACGCGTCCGCGCCGTCGTGGTGTCGGCCATCATGTTTGGTGTGTCCCACGGCGTGCTGCAACAATCCATCGCCGCGACCTGCATGGGCTTGCTGCTGGGTTGGGTCGCATTAAGAACCGGCAGTGTGTTGCCCGGCATCCTGATTCACTTTACCAACAACGCGATGTCGGTTTCCTTGGAGCGTCTGGTTCAACTGGACAACCCGGCAACCAATTTGCTGCTGCGTTCGACACCGGCGGGCCCGGAATACCATCCGCTGTGGTTGGTCACCAGCATGGCGATTGCGATTTCTTGTTTGCTGTACCTGAACATGCTGCGACCCGCCGTCGACGAACAGGCGGCCGATCGCGTGTTGGGCAGCAACGACTTGGCCGACCCCACCGCGGCGCTGGTGCCGGCATCCTGA
- a CDS encoding ATP-binding cassette domain-containing protein: MIQVQHLTKTYEDLHRGRFVAVDRISFTVRPGEIFGLLGPNGAGKTTVLRILSTVLSPTSGIATVDGFNVESDAAEVRRRIGFVSNNTAIYERMTAWELVEYFGRLHGMANDQLLHRMENLFDRLRMNDFRNVPGSKMSTGMRQKVSIARAMIHDPPVLVFDEATLGLDVLVARNLLSVIRSLRDAGKCLIFSTHIMSEVERLCDRIAIMHRGRILDSGSLAELTQRHREDDFEELFFGLLSRHENSDAELAEGIAS; the protein is encoded by the coding sequence GTGATCCAAGTCCAGCACCTGACCAAGACCTACGAAGATTTGCATCGCGGCAGATTTGTCGCGGTCGATCGGATCAGCTTCACCGTCCGCCCCGGCGAAATCTTTGGTCTGTTGGGCCCCAACGGTGCCGGCAAGACGACGGTTCTGCGAATCCTAAGCACGGTTCTGTCGCCCACCTCCGGAATCGCCACGGTCGACGGGTTCAATGTCGAAAGCGACGCGGCAGAAGTCCGTCGTCGCATCGGATTCGTCAGCAACAACACGGCCATCTATGAACGGATGACGGCGTGGGAATTGGTCGAATACTTTGGCCGTTTACACGGCATGGCCAATGACCAACTGTTGCACCGGATGGAAAATCTGTTTGATCGTTTGCGGATGAACGATTTCCGCAACGTCCCGGGCAGCAAAATGTCCACGGGCATGCGTCAAAAGGTTTCGATCGCTCGGGCCATGATTCACGACCCGCCCGTATTGGTCTTTGACGAAGCAACGCTGGGTTTGGACGTGCTGGTCGCACGGAACTTGCTGTCCGTCATTCGTTCGCTGCGGGATGCGGGCAAATGCTTGATCTTTTCGACGCACATCATGAGCGAAGTCGAACGTCTGTGTGATCGCATCGCCATCATGCACCGCGGGCGAATCCTGGACAGCGGATCATTGGCCGAATTGACCCAACGTCATCGCGAGGATGACTTCGAAGAATTGTTCTTTGGCCTGCTCAGTCGCCACGAAAACTCGGATGCCGAACTGGCCGAAGGAATCGCATCATGA
- a CDS encoding homoserine dehydrogenase, producing MNKTNVAIVGLGTVGSGVAKLLLDHGDRTARHAGRTMWLKKAVVRDLNKPRDVELPDGVATDNLADVLDDPDITVVAQLIGGLEPARTIMLQLMEAGKDIVTANKALLAEHGPELFSKARELGRSIAFEAAVAGGIPIVANISQCLSANQITTLEGILNGTSNFIVSQMDRYGSAYDDVVRKAQELGYAEADPTMDVDGTDAAQKLAILAHLAFGATIHWSDIPRTGIDGLDPADLRYSSELGYRIKLVATAHQADDGLELSVAPTLVPLGTPLAEVRDAFNAIRVVGDAVGPVFYHGLGAGQMPTASAVVADLIDTAVGRTKITFQTLAYFTSDHPARTKQRDTDRLAGRYYLRLSVGNHPGALAKIADVLAQHKISISSVIQHENQPDQAGQQQTDPVPLVIMTHEAGEGAARRATEQIEGLSIVQGPVVRLRVKA from the coding sequence ATGAATAAGACAAACGTTGCCATTGTGGGTTTGGGGACCGTTGGTTCCGGCGTCGCCAAACTGTTGTTGGATCACGGGGATCGTACCGCGCGACACGCGGGCCGCACGATGTGGCTGAAAAAAGCCGTCGTCCGCGACCTGAACAAGCCGCGTGATGTCGAATTGCCCGACGGCGTGGCCACCGACAATTTGGCCGACGTGCTGGACGATCCCGACATCACCGTCGTTGCCCAATTGATCGGTGGTCTGGAACCGGCCCGGACGATCATGCTGCAATTGATGGAAGCGGGCAAGGACATTGTGACGGCGAACAAAGCCCTGTTGGCCGAACACGGTCCGGAACTGTTTTCCAAAGCACGCGAACTGGGCCGCAGCATTGCTTTCGAAGCCGCCGTTGCCGGCGGCATCCCGATCGTCGCCAACATCAGCCAGTGCTTGTCGGCCAACCAGATCACAACGCTGGAAGGCATCTTGAACGGCACCAGCAATTTCATTGTCAGCCAAATGGACCGCTACGGTTCGGCCTATGACGACGTTGTTCGCAAAGCCCAAGAACTGGGTTACGCCGAGGCTGATCCGACGATGGACGTCGACGGAACCGATGCCGCACAAAAACTGGCGATCTTGGCCCACTTGGCGTTCGGCGCGACGATCCACTGGTCGGACATTCCCCGCACCGGTATCGACGGCTTGGATCCAGCGGATCTGCGGTATTCCAGCGAACTGGGCTATCGAATCAAGCTGGTCGCCACCGCGCATCAGGCCGATGACGGACTGGAACTGTCCGTCGCACCGACGCTGGTTCCTTTGGGGACACCGTTGGCCGAGGTCCGTGATGCGTTCAATGCGATCCGCGTCGTCGGCGATGCCGTCGGCCCGGTTTTCTATCACGGCTTGGGGGCCGGCCAGATGCCCACTGCTTCGGCCGTCGTCGCGGACTTGATCGATACCGCCGTGGGCCGAACCAAAATCACGTTCCAAACGCTGGCCTATTTCACGTCCGATCACCCGGCCCGCACCAAGCAACGTGACACCGACCGCCTGGCCGGCCGTTATTACTTGCGTCTCAGCGTGGGGAACCACCCCGGCGCGTTGGCAAAGATTGCCGACGTTTTGGCCCAGCACAAGATTTCAATCAGCTCGGTGATCCAGCACGAAAATCAGCCTGACCAAGCCGGTCAGCAACAAACCGACCCGGTGCCGCTGGTAATCATGACACACGAAGCCGGCGAAGGTGCCGCCCGGCGTGCGACCGAGCAGATCGAAGGCTTGTCGATCGTCCAGGGTCCGGTCGTGCGGCTGCGCGTCAAAGCGTGA